In Candidatus Margulisiibacteriota bacterium, the genomic window CTCCCCTGAAAGCCTTTGGCTGGTCGGCGGATCGCTTGGTTTGACCTTGCGAATTGCCGGGGCGGTTTTAACCTCGATCGCGGAGAGGTTCTCTTGGATGCTGATAATGCTAAGCTCGCTGTCATCCAAGCGCTCCTGATCTTTTAGTTTAACTACGAACGCCTGTTCAAGCTCGGCCATTGAATCGAACGCCGTGTGGGAGATTCTGTTCTGGCAAACCCCGATCTCCAGGATCGGGAACAATACGGTGGAAACAGTTCCTTCAACCGGTAATTCTTTAACTACATCTTTATTGTTGATCGTGGCGACCCGCCGGATCACTCCTTTGAACTCCTGGAGCAATCTCCCTTCCTTGCTGATCAGGAGTGCGTGCGCGAACTTTCCTTTTTCCAGGAAGGGGTTGCCGTCCTGGCCGGAGAATTCCCAAACCGGCTGGGAACCGGAAGCGAGCTGGTAAAGGGTGGCGCAAATGCCGAAAATATCGTTTTGGACCTTGTTTTCCCACACTTCTGGGGCTTTAAGGTAGCCGGGGTAGCCGTAAGAAGGGGTCCCGACCAGCATGCCGGCCTGGGTGAGATCGGTGCCGTCCTGGGTTTTAGCCAGGCCAAAATCACCCACTTTGATCTGCCCGTTATGGATGTTATAAAAAACATTCCCCGGTTTGATGTCGCGATGGGCCATATGGAAATTCTCATGAAGATTCTTCAAGGAGCGGGCCAGAAGGAGGCCGATCCGTAACAGGATGTTCGGTTTGGAAAAGTCTGACGTCGGCGAAAAAATGTCGCTGGACAGGGTGACCCAGTTGGTCGGGTCCAGGTATTCCATGACCATGGCCGGCTGGTTAGCGGCAGTAACCGCGTAGTGGTGCATAGCGACGTAGCTGGAACGGAGCGGCTCGGCGGTTTCGTCGCAGACCTTTTTTTGGTTGACGTATTCTTGCTTGAAGCGGTTTGCCGCTTCCGGGTCGTTGGTCGATGCGGTAGCCAGCAGTGACTTGACCGCAACTTGTTGATTTGTCCCAAAATCCCAGCCAAGGTAAACCTCTCCCATCCCGCCGGCGGCGACAAAACGGCCGCTGGCGTTGGTCCCGATGTTGTCCGGGTCCTGGTTGGGGAGGGCGGGCAAGAGATAATATTTTTGCGTGTATTGATTTTCCGGACGGTTCGGGTCGACCGCGGTGATCGTCAGCCCGAGATCGGTCGAAAGCAAGATGAGCATCACTTTCAGGGCCTCTGTTCTTGGGGCTATTTCCCCCTGGCGGGCGTAAGTGTTGTAAGCCGCGGGGCTGGCCTGCAGTGAAGCGAGGAGACGATAGGCCGGCCAGGCCAGGCGGAGTTTATCCAGGGGGGTTCCGGGTAAAGCGTTAAGATCAAGGTCCAGGATCAAATCGTAAATGACCGGTCCAAGGTTTTCCAGGATAACGAATTTATCTTTGGAAGCCTCAAATAATGAAGGCAGAAGATGCCGTTCCGGGTGGCTCTTGATCATTTCGATCAGAGCTTGTTTTCTGTCATGGGCAAGCTTTTTTTCGAGCTGGGCGACCAGCGTCGGCATGTCAATGATCCCGCCGTTATTGTTGTTCGGCAGGTCATTCTTGGCCTCATTTAATTTTTTACCATTCAAATGGGCCATTTCCTGTCTGACCTTTTCGCTGAGCTCTTTAGGGAGCCGAATTAAAAGGTAATCAACTTTCTTGGCGTTCTTTAGGCCGACAAGGTGGCGGGCCAGG contains:
- a CDS encoding serine/threonine protein kinase, whose translation is MQNRPIVRIDHNQPAGRPLTAPRQLFRRIYPGEERRSLLSLTSLEQFGRRAFIQVTDRAADALFPNTSSLGEPAIAGTPQNRDLLNIPAVFMASNSDSTTRVAGQALKQTIPSISNELDKKMTVFIKRHDSFWRSNLMLGLGAAASTAAGLFASSSLAVSAAFSFLPITLPFWIPAMIVGAGTMITVGVIQMIGDSRARSTVRELAKLAVGREESLARHLVGLKNAKKVDYLLIRLPKELSEKVRQEMAHLNGKKLNEAKNDLPNNNNGGIIDMPTLVAQLEKKLAHDRKQALIEMIKSHPERHLLPSLFEASKDKFVILENLGPVIYDLILDLDLNALPGTPLDKLRLAWPAYRLLASLQASPAAYNTYARQGEIAPRTEALKVMLILLSTDLGLTITAVDPNRPENQYTQKYYLLPALPNQDPDNIGTNASGRFVAAGGMGEVYLGWDFGTNQQVAVKSLLATASTNDPEAANRFKQEYVNQKKVCDETAEPLRSSYVAMHHYAVTAANQPAMVMEYLDPTNWVTLSSDIFSPTSDFSKPNILLRIGLLLARSLKNLHENFHMAHRDIKPGNVFYNIHNGQIKVGDFGLAKTQDGTDLTQAGMLVGTPSYGYPGYLKAPEVWENKVQNDIFGICATLYQLASGSQPVWEFSGQDGNPFLEKGKFAHALLISKEGRLLQEFKGVIRRVATINNKDVVKELPVEGTVSTVLFPILEIGVCQNRISHTAFDSMAELEQAFVVKLKDQERLDDSELSIISIQENLSAIEVKTAPAIRKVKPSDPPTSQRLSGEEPTHIDSLTNPLLSQTPTIGQLTQSVNTGDKASRLKLLRNIEQYVDDPTVAGQLVTVLQRLIKAEQDAELKAAARSAITYLINFIQDDLDDENGGSA